AAATGGAATAGGTATCTTTGCGGCATACAACACCACTGACCTAGACATTGGTAGTTACCCTTGCGAATAAATTTTTATACAACCCTTTAATCAATCAATTATGAAGAAGTTAACTTTACTTTTATTATTCAGCTTGCTAGCCAGCTCTAGCTTACTTGCTCAGGTGTCCATTGGGGTAAAGGCAGGTGGGGCGCTTGCGGGGCAGACAAATGAGGGGGTTGGCCTAGGCGAAGGTGAGTTTGCTAAGCTCACCTATCTAGGTGGATTCTTTGCGTCGGTTCCCATTACTGAAAATGTTAGCCTTCAGCCGGAAGTGTTGTACAGCAATAAAGGAAGTCAAAGCAGTGGTGGTAGCATCAATCTACGCTATAACCTTCACTATCTCAGCATCCCCATTATGCTCCAGTACAGGGTGCTGGACAGGGTATTTGTAGAATTAGGTCCCGAATTTGGCTATCTGCTGGGCACGGGCACGAATCTTAATAATGATGGCTTCGGCGGGTCGTTTTCAGACAATCCTTCCTTCGACGAGCAACTACTAGCTTCATACCGAGACTTGGATGTAGCCTTCAACGTAGGAGTAGGCTACGCCCTTTCAGACAGATGGTTAGTGAATTTACGCTACAACCTAGGATTACGTGATATTTCCGATGATTTCACTTATGACCTCGTTGGGCAAGATGGATCAATCGTGATTGCCAACTCCACCTACAACCGTAGCGTACAGCTTTCAGTAGGTTATCGGATTTTTTAATACCAACCACCATGAACGTCATCGCGAACGAACGTGAAGCGATCTTCCCTTTAGTAACCTCGCTATTTGTATACGGGAGACTGCCGCCGGGCGGCCCCGTTCGTCGCTCATACTCCGCTTCTCGCAGTGACGGTAATTGTTGGTTAATGGCTGTATTCCTTCTGATACTTAGTAATCAACCTACTCTTGCCCAAACCCATACCATCAGTGGCTACGTAACCGATGCCGAGAGTGGGGAGAAGCTCATCGGGGCTTCGGTCTACTTACCTACACTAGGCAAAGGTACCACTACCAACCTCTACGGCTTCTACAGCCTACCCCTGTCGGGGGATTCGGCTACCGTCACTTTTTCCTACATCGGCTACGCCCGCCGTACCGAAACCCTAGCATTGAGGCAAGATACCCGGCTGGATGTAGAACTCTCTTCTAACACCCTGCTAGAAGAAGTAGAAGTGGTGGCTACCCCCGAAGAGAATGTGGTAGATCAAGTGCAGATGAGTGTCCACAAAATCCCCATGCAAACCATTGAGCAAGCCCCAGTACTGGGTGGGGAAACCGATATTCTCAAGACGCTGCAACTGCTACCCGGGGTCAGTTTTGGCAGCGAAGGTTCGGCCGGACTGTACGTGCGGGGTGGTAGTCCTGACCAGAACCTCATCCTATTGGATGGCGTGCCCGTCTACAATGTCAACCACCTGTTCGGATTCCTCTCCGTCTTCAATACCGATGCTATTAATAACGTAGAATTGATCAAAGGCGGTATTCCGGCTCGCTACGGCGGTCGGCTTTCATCGGTGCTGGATATTTCCATGAAGGAAGGCAACCTCAAAGAAAGCGGTGGCGTGTTTGCTATTAGCCCCATTGCGGCTCGCTTCACTTATGAGTCCCCCATTAAGCGCGATACCTCTTCGTTTATCATCTCCGCCCGGCGTACCTGGCTGGACGTAGCCTCGGCGGTGGCTTCGCTGCTCGATGACCGTACCTTTGGCTACAACTTCTACGATGTGAATGCCAAGTACAACCACAAGCTCAACCGCAACAACCGGGTGTACCTCAGTTTCTACACCGGGCGCGACCGCTTCTTTGATACCTTCAATGACGGCACGGACCGCTACACCTTCAACTTCCGTTGGGGCAATCTTACTTCAGTACTACGCTGGAATCATATTTTTAATCCTAAACTGTTTAGCAATATCTCAGCCAGTTACAGCACTTACAACTTCTTTCAGGAATACCGGGTAAGGCAAGAAGGTACAGATTTCTTCAACCTGTCCCGTTCCCGCATCCGTGACCTGAAGCTGCAAGCCGACTTTGATTATGCCCCTGCCCTGTCGCACAGCATTAAGTTCGGGGGGATGCTCTCGCGCCAACGCTTTGAGCCCGATGTAGTGCAGGTAGTCAATGCCAGTACCGATACTACCTTCAACAACCAGACCTTCATTAATTCAACCAATATTGAGGTGTACGCGGAAGATGAGATCAGTATTACCCGCCAGTTGACCACCAATGTAGGGCTACGTGCTTCGGGCTTCTGGGTGAATAGCGAAGCCTACACCAATCTACAGCCTCGGCTAGCCATGCGCTACTTAGTCAGTCCCAGTTTATCAGTGAAAGTATCCTACACCTACATGGTGCAGTATTTGCACCTGCTGACGAATTCTTCACTGGGCTTGCCCACTGACCTTTGGGTTTCTACGACTGAAAACGTTGCCCCCCAACGTTCGGAACAAGTGGCTGCGGGTATTGCTAAGTCGTTAGTACGCAACCGCTACGATGTGAGCCTGGAAGGCTACTACAAACGGATGGATAACCTGATTGCCTACCGTGATGGGGCCAGTTTCTTGTTTCAAAATGGGGAAACTTGGGAGAACAAAGTAGTGGCGGGCAATGGCGAGTCCTACGGGGCCGAACTGTTCATTAACAAAAAACAAGGCAAGATTACGGGGTGGCTGGGTTACACCCTCTCGTGGACGTACCACTGGTTTGATGCCATTGATGATGGTAGGCGGTTTCCCTTCCGCTACGACCGTCGGCACGACCTTTCGCTACTGGTCAATTATCATCTGCCGAAAGACCGTACCCTATCGACTACGTTTGTCTATAATACGGGCAATGCGGTGAGTATTCCTACGGCACGTTATCAAGGCATTGCCCCACCGGGTTGGGAGTATGAGCGGTTTTACCAACAAGCGTTTGATGATCGGTTGCTGTTAGACCAGCGTAACAACTTTCGGGCACCTGCCTACCATCGGTTGGATATTAGCTATCAGCGTACCAAGTTAAAAAAGAAAGATCGGCAGCGCACCTGGATATTCTCGCTCTACAACGCCTACAACCGCTTGAACCCGTACTTTCTCTATGAACAAGATGGAAGACTCAAGCAATACAGCCTCTTCCCCATCATCCCATCCATTACCTACCGACTCGAGTTTTGATTGGCGCGTACTAAAATTAATCCCTTATCACATTATAGTTTACACTCATCAATTCCGTTAACCGGTACAAGCCCGAGCAAAGTAAACCTACTTATACTAGACCACCCGCCGCCTCACCGCCCCAGCTACTGACTGTACGCTGCGATACAAGCTCCGAAACTCATCTAGGTTCAGTTGTTGAGCGGCATCGGATTTGGCTACTTTAGGGTTGGGGTGTGACTCAATGAGTAGTCCATCTACTCCCATTGCTACGCAGGCGCGGGTGAGGTCGGGTACTCCGTAGGCGTAGCTAATATCTAGTCACAGGAAAGGTAATAATTCGAGTATCAGTAGTCTACGCCTCATTTAGTTTTTAGTGGCTATTGCAGTATACGCATGGTTTATATCTGACAATATTACTATCTTTAATCTATGGAAAACATCACTGTTGATAAGTTAATGCGCCTGATTGTTTCATTAGACACTGCTAAAAAACTGGAGATTATGGCGCAACTCTCGGAAAATCTTAAGGCAAGCTTTCGGATGAAAGATAAAGATACGGAAAAGCAGACTTTACTGAACAAACTAGCGGGAGCCTGGAACGATACGGATGAACAGTTGGCAGATAGTATTGTCAATAGCAGAACAGTCTCTGATAAGAACCTTAAATTTAACTAGGTGAGATACCTATTGGATACTGATATTTGTGTTCATTTACTGCGAGGCAAACAGGGTATAAAAGAGAAAATTGAGCAAGTTGGTATAAAAAATTGCTTTATCTCCGAGATCACTGTAGCTGAACTAAAGTATGGGGCTGAAAAAAGTGATAATCGTGAAAAACACTCCCAAGAAGTAGAGGAGGTGGAAGAACTATTTACGGTGTTACCGATCTACCCTAGTTTTGACAGGTTCGCCTTAGAGAAGGTCACATTACAAAAACAGGGTATACTAATCCCAGATTTTGATCTTCTCATTGGAGCTACCGCAGTGGCTAATCAGCTTACTATGGTAACCAACAATGAAAAGCATTTAAATAGAATACAAGGCATTAGGATAGAGAATTGGGTTACGCCCAGTTAATTCGCAATAAGTCAATACCTATGGCTATTCGCTTGTCATCACTTAAGATATCCAATATAGGAAGGTGATTAGACCACCTTCCTACCCACCGCCTCAGCTACTGACTGTACGCTGCGATACAAGCTCCGAAACTCATCTAGGTTCAGTTGTTGAGCGGCATCGGATTTGGCTACTTTAGGGTTGGGGTGTGACTCAATGAGTAGTCCATCTACTCCCATTGCTACGCAGGCGCGGGTGAGGTCGGGTACTCCGTAGGCGTAGCCCATGGCGTGGCTGGTATCTAGAATTATGGGAAGATTGATGTGCTCTTTCAGGTAAGATACTCCGCACAAATCCAGGGTGAATCTGGTTTTAGTCTCAAAGGTACGAATACCGCGTTCGCAGAGCATTACTTGTTCGTTGCCACCGGATAGCACGAACTCCGCCGCTTGCACCAACTCCTGAAGCGTTGCTCCAAAGTGACGCTTCAAGAGCACCGGTTTGCGAGCTTCTCCACAAGTGCGAAGAATTCCGTGGTCGTACATAGCTTTGGCTCCGATTTGTACAATGTCGGCGTGCTCAATTACTGCCTCTACATGGGTAGCATCCCGCACTTCGGTAATGATATTAAAGCCGTACTCTTCCCGAATCTGCGCTAGCATCTTCAGCCCTTCCATACCTAAACCTTGAAAGGAATAGGGAGAGGTACGGGGCTTGAAGCAGCCCGCTCGTAGGGTAGTAATGCCCAACTCTTTCAGCATATCAGCACAGGTAACAATCTGCTCCCACGATTCTATCGAGCAGGGTCCAGTAATCATCAAGGTATTATTCGTACTACCGCCAATCTTCACTGCCTGTTCCACAGTGGCGACTGCCGGACTGGTTCCGGGATTGATAGTAACTTCGCGGGTAGCGGGCTGATACGTTCGGCTCGCCAATTGAATATCCGAAGCCATCGCAAAATGTTCAGCAGTATATTCTCGCAAAAAGTCAGGGAGTTCTTTATTGCTGGATGAAGTAATCAGTATCGTTTGCCCTTCTCGGATAAAATATTGAGCTTGCGCCTGTTTAGCTAGTTGAGCTGCTAATTCAGTGTTAACCGTTTCTTTTAAGTGGATAATCATAGTGCAGTAGAAATAAAGGCTACAGTAAACAAAGCTGCAAGATAGGGATATCAATAAACAATCAGTACCGTAGCCGAGTATTTACTAGGATTGACCTTCCCCTGAATAAAATACCATGAACCAAGGAATAGAGCCTTCGCTTACCTCACTGCCAGATTCATCCACTGATAACGAGAAGATATCGTACCTCACCATACTAAACAACCAGCTAAATCAGAAGACTTTTCAGGGGCATATTGAGAATTTTGCCGGACTGTGTATGCTTCCTATCGGCCTGGCGGGCCCATTATGCATTCGGGGTGATTATGCCAACGGTAACTTCCGTATTCCGATGGCAACTACCGAAGGGGCATTGGTGGCATCCTACAACCGGGGCTTGCGGGCGGGACGAAAAAGCGGTGGTTTTTGGGCTAAAGTTATTGAAGAAACCGTGCAGCGTTGTCCCCTACTTAAATTCACGACCGCCCAGGAGGCTTTTTCGTTCATTCAATGGCTGGATAGTCAGCGAGATACTATTAAACTAGTGGCGGAAAGTAGTAGCCGTTACGCCGTTCTGAAGAACATCCGAACTATTTTAGAAGGCAACGAAGTAATTGTATGCTTAGAATACCAAACGGGTGATGCTAGTGGCCAAAACATGGTAACACTGTGTAGTCAAAAAGTGTGCGACTTCATTCGCGACTATGCGCCCACTTCACCGCAAGCTATTTATATCGAAGGGAATGCTTCGGGCGATAAGAAAGTCGGAATCCGGTCACTGGGTCGAACCAGGGGTAAGCGGGTAATTGCCGAAATTACCATTCCTAAGCAAATAATAAGCACAGTACTAAAAACTACGCCCCAACGGTTAGTGAACTTCTGGCAAAGCTCTACTATGTCGCAAATAAAAACGGGCAGTGCCGGAAATCAAGCCCACGTAGCGAACGGTTTAGCTGCCATGTTTCTCGCTACCGGACAAGATGTTGCCTGCATCTCCGAAGCAGCTACCGGATTTAACCGCGCTGAAGTTACTGCCAAAGGCGAATTGTATGCTTCGCTCACCTTGCCTAACCTGATTATCGGTAGCGTGGGTGGTGGGACCGGATTACCTACTCAACGAGAGTGCTTGGAAATGATGGACTGTTACGGAACTGGAAAAGCCAATAAATTAGCCGAAATCATGACGGCAGTTGCTCTAGCAGGCGAACTTTCTATCGGAGCCGCTATTGCCGAAGGGCATTTTACCCGCGCCCACCAGAAGCTAGGACGTTAGCCTGAACTTGGGTTTGGTGATATTAGACATTATCACAAATGAATTTTTATGAAACTTTAACTTGGCTGCAATCTCTCTTTATCCTCCGCGCCACGTCGGCTTCACCAGGGGGAAGAGGAGATAGACGGGTGAGGCTTAGCTATACAATGCCATTCGTGATAATCTCTATTAGTGTATCTTGAATTGTTAAGTGACTATTTTGTGATGGTAGGCTCAGGGTAATCGCTTTTTATCTCCGTATACTTACCGTTCATCGGAGTGACTTTCTCACCGGTCTCAACGTAGTGTTTCAGGCCAACGAGCGTACCAGCTAGCTGCTTCTCGAAGCCACCGCGGGCAATACCTCCCATAAAGGCTGGTTTAGTACGAAACTGGAATTCATAGGATGCGGTACTAGTACCATCGCCGTTGTCTTGGACTCCGTAGAACGCCCGCGAATTATCGAAGTTAAGTGGCACTTTTTTCCCACTTACGACTTGGTTTGTCATAATCATATTCTCCTGGTCAATGTCTACAATACGCTCGTGTACCCACTGAGAGCCTTTTTCATTAAAGTCGCACTTACGTTCAGCCCCTTCTTTGCCCTTCAACGAACCGTTTTCATAATTAGAAGAATATATATAGGAAGAGAAGTTAGATATTTCTCCGTAGTCGAGTACCATTGCTTCCCAGACCCGTTCGACCGGGGCGTTAATTTTCAATTCAGCTCGTACGGTTCTGAATTTCTTATCCATATCCTGCGCCGAGGCAAACGTTTCACTCAGTAGTAGAACCACAGCAGTAAGGGTTATTTTTAAAGTATTCATAGTATATTCGTCGTTTATAGTTCAATGATTGGATGCACAAGGCACCCGTGTGTTACAAAATTATTGGTAGCCCATCGCTTCTTTTCCTGAAAACTTCCAGAGATCTATCCTACCGACCGCGTAGACCAAGTAACGCATCTGAAAACCGAGAAGTCCTTGAGGTAATTGTTCCGAAAAGAATATAGTAAAGGGCAGATTAGCCGATAGCTGTCCTTCTGGTAAAGGTGAATGCATAGTTCATCAAGCAGCTTTCTTTGCCAGTTTCCGGTTAGCCTTCACCTTACGAGGATGTGGTTCGCCGTCGTGCTCTACGTAGTACTTAAAGTCCTCGACTGCCTCATCGAACAGGGTGTTCATCTGCATCTTCATCATCGGATTCATAATGGCTCCCACAAAGCCTTTTGTTGTAATGTCAGCGTTCATACTCAGGTGCGTTTTGTCGCCCTGCGCGGTGAGTTGCCAGGTATTAACCCCGGTGTCGATAAAGAAGGGAAACCCTTCGAGCACCTCGTACTGTAGCGTATGTTGCCTAGCATCAAATACTCTGACGACCTCTATGATTTTACCCTGGGTAGTGTTACAGGCGCGGTTGCTACAGCTAGCTCCTTCCATTGTCGGTTTACCAAAACTTTCGGAATGCCTTAGGCTGCTAGCCCATTTGTAGGCTTCGCCAAACTGGTTCCCTAACACTTCCCATACTTCGGCCACGGGCCGGTTGATGACTGTTTCTCGTTTGAAGTTCATTGCTTTTTCTTTTGGTGAATAAATTGCTTTCAACCATTAGATACCGGATACCGGGAGGTGTTACAAAACAAAAGGCTCTTTTTGCAGTAGATTCGCAAAAAGAGCCTAAAAAAGCATTTAAACCGTTCATTAGGGGCTGTAGGACAGGCCGTTATTCCAGATACTTCATGATATCTTCGTCCTCAAGTATCTCTCTGATTACTGTTTTTTCACCGAAGTCTTCGCGCGTCGGATGCTGGCGAAAAAGGGCTACGTACTTGTCTTCAATAGAATCCATCAAGTTCATATGCTCCTCCTCTACGTAATCTTCAATGCGGTTCTTTTCCGAAATATTGAACTGCATATTATTGGCATCCAGCAGCCCCATCGGGATAAGAGCTTTGGTTTTTTTAGGGCAACGACAAGGATTGCTCTTGTTGACCAGCCCGCACTTATTGTTCATGAAGTTATAGAGGTCTTTGCGTGCCCGATGCAGCTTAATCCGAAAGTTTTGCGGTGAGACGTTAAATATCTCAGCACCAATTTTATGATCGACGCCAAAGGTATCGCCCAGAATATAGATCAGTCGCTGCTCCCGATTAAGGCACATCAGCATACCCGACATGCACCGAATTTGCATCTCTTTGGATAGCTCTTGGTAGGTAATTTCTTCCTCTCGTGTCAGGTCAGGATTAGGAATAGAATCCAACCTTGCGCCGTATTCGTCCAGCGAACTAAACTGTTGCTCACCCTGGCGTCGCTTGGTTTGTAAAAACTCATTCGTCACAATCCGGTACAGCCAGGTACGAAACGAGCTGTTGAAGTTAAACTGCGACAGTTTGGTAATGACCTTAATGAGCACCTCTTGAGTGAGATCGAGCGCATCGTTGGGATCATGAGCCATTTTCCAGGCTACATTGTAGATGAACGGTTGGTGTAAGCGAATTAGTTGATCCAACGCACTTTGATCACCCTCCAGGGCTTGTTTCACCAGTCTTTGATTTTCCTCTTCGGAGTATTTTGACGATAAGGGGTTTTTCATAGTCATACTTTTGGATTAGATGCGAGAAGCTGACTGGTGTTACAAAAATTTTTTCTTCGCTCCCGATTATAAGATACTACTTGGGTAAGTATCCCCATTCTGCTAGTTCATTCGTATCTTTCATAACTCTAGTACCACCATCATGAATCAGAATAACCTTAGTTGCAATATCCAATACGTTTCGGTAATCGTGATCCGTAATGATGAACCCTTTTTCCTTACTTTGCTCTTGTATTATGTCTTTTATCTCATCCTTGTATATCGGAGCTATTCCGTTAAATGGTTCATCTAGCAGGGAAAATTTGCTGTAACTATAGACAATGAGTAAAATCTCTAAAACTCTGCGCTCACCTCCTGAAAGTTGTTTGCTTGTCTTGTTGAGAAGAGGCACGACCAATCGGTGGCTTTTGACTATTTCTGCCTGAGTTGGTTCACAAACTATGTTAATGATGTTAGCAATTTTCAGATGACTGGGTAGGTAACCATCCTGAGGCAGATAATTAATATACCGATGGCTATCTGATACTTTACGGATAATTTTATGATCTACTTTCACCATTTTACTGTCTGCCGAGAGAGAGCCAAAAATTATCTTTAGCAAAGTAGACTTGCCCGAGCCATTACGCCCCAGTAAACCAACTATTTCTCCTGTTTTACAAGAGACAAATACGTCAGTCAGAACTTGTTTGATGCCAAAGCTTTTGATAATGCTGTCAGCGCGTAGCTCGCTCACAGTAATGAGGTGACTAGGTTGAAGACAAGTGCCTGGGCAATGCAAGCGACCCACAACGCTAGTTTACTAATGCCCAGATTGTAGTAAAAATAATATTCGTGAGCGTACCTAAGCTCGTAGACAAAAAACTGGAACAGCGGAAGGATAAACAAATAAGCAAGCCCGGTATTAGTACTAATCGGCTTTCCATTCATACTATGCCCAATAAACCCCAGCAACACTGAAATAATGATAGCCGGTAGCAGAATTTTTTTCTGGAAGATAAAGATATAATAAGCCTTTTTAACCAAGCTACTCATTCCCTACATCGCGCTTTTCTCCTTCTTGAACTAAGGGTTCATCTTCGTACTTAGTGCGGTACTTTTCGTATAGCCGTTGTTGCAGAGCGGGAAGAGTGACTTCCCTTCCGTCGATAAACGCTTGCGTAATCTGGTTAGTCCGCATATCTAAGGCATCCCCTTCGGAGACGAATAAAGTAGCACTTTTCCCTTCCTCCAGCGTGCCGTAGCGGTCGCCGATGCCCAGAATTTGGGCATTGTTTTGGGTAATAAGTTGCAGTGCTTCTTCTTTGCTGGCTCCGTGGGCTACCGCACTTCCGGCCAAGAACGGAAGATTCCGGGCACTGGCGTTCATACCTCGTTCGTACCCCAAGCCTACGGTGAGTCCGGCTTCCAGCAAGCGCGAAGGTAGCTCGTAGGGTACGTTCACGGCATCATCCGGGCGGTTGGGTAGCACGTGAACATTTTTCACGATCACCGGAATATCCCGGGCTTTCAGGAAATCAGCTACTAGCAGGGCATCGCCACTACTTACCAGTACAATGCGCTGTACGCCCCGGTCTTCGGCAAAGCGGATTGCTTCAATAATCTGCTTTGCCTCATCAGCGTGAATGTGCAAGGCTTTGGAACCATCAAACAAGCCCATTAGTGCTTCTAGCTTGAGATTAGGCTCGGATGGCTGATTTAACTCGAGGTAGGTCGAAGCATCGGCGAATAATTCTTCCAGCATCCGGCGTTGCTCACTATACTTTTCATTCTTTACCCGCTTTACCGTGAACGTGGCAAAATCAAATTCCTGCCGGAACCGACCGGGCCAGTTGAAGTGCAGAGCATCGTCGGGCTGTACTACAGCATCTTCCCAGTTCCAAGCATCCAGTTGCATCACGGATGAAGTACCGGGAATGATACCACTCTGCGGAGTAGTTTGGGCTAGTAAGATTCCATTAAAACGCAGGGTAGGAATAATTTCCGAATCAGTGTTGTAGGAGATTACAGCCCGGACATTAGGATTTAGCGTGCCTTGTTCGGCTTCATCTATCGTGGCCCTCACCGCACCGATTTCCTTTAAACCTACCGTAGTATTGGGAAGAATAAAGCCGGGATAAATATGTTGCCCTTCGGCTGAAACTACCTGATATTCAGACAAATCCATATCGTCCATAGTGCTTGCTTCTGCTACGGTCTCAATTTTTCCATCACGAAAAGCCACAGCTCCGTTTTCAATTACCTCACCGTTTCCTACGTGAATAGTAGCCCCCGCTAATATGATAGGTTGCGACTGTGGCTCACCCGGGGATGGTACCTGCGCCTGAATGGTTAGGCTAACGAGCGAAAGAGAAAGAGTTGCTATAAAGTATTTCATAATTTCTTGTATGTGTTAGGGCGTTTACGTGTTAATGTACCAGCACTGCCAATCGTATTAAGATTTTTTTTCTTCTAATTCATAAATGATTAAAACCCGGTCGGTAACTACTACATCTTGCACTGAGAATCCTTGGGAGGATATAGACGGCTGCTCAGTAGCCGGAATCTCCATCAATTCTTCATAAACATAATCCGAGGATGATGATGTAGTAGGGACATTTCCGTATGTAATCTTTCGTATGGAGCCTATATTTACATTGTTCTGCTGAGCAATGATTTTAGCTTTAGAGTGAGCATCATTAATAGCATCGGCAATTGCCTTTTCTCTAAGCGTCTGCCTTAGAGTGCTTGAAAGCTGAAAACTGAAGCTCACCTGCGCCTCGACTTGATTTCTAGAAAAAGCATTAATGAACTTAGCAATCTCTTTCCGATCGTTAGTAAATTCCACGGATAATGTTTGAAACGCTACAAAGCCACTATCGTACTGCTCACCTCGTCGCCACGATGTATTAGTACCAGCATTAAATTCTAGGGTTTTTATTTTATCGGGTGAGTAATCTAGTGATTGAAATACATCAACGATTGCCTGTTCTTTGGCTATCAGAGAATCGATCGCTTGACCATAGCCAAGTTCTATTTCCTTTATAGAAACGCGAACAACACCTATATCGGGTGAAGTAAGTACTCGTCCGTAGCCTACTACTTCAAGCAGGCCATCCGGGCGACTCTGCCCTAGTAGCGAACCCGCCGAGATTATGCAGAAGAATAGCAATATCTGCCTCATTAGTGAATATGTTCAGTATGGCCGAAGCCGATGTCTTCGCAGTGGAAGAGTTGATTAAGGGTACGGCTGGCAGCTTGAGTAGAAGCTCCGTTCTTCTTGGCGTCTTGCATCTTCTGCACTAGCCGGGTCCGTTGTTCTGCTACCCACGTGATTTTCTCTTCATTGATTTCTACATCGTAGTAAATCTTTCCATCTACCATTGTCTTCTCCGCTCGAGCGTAGATAGAAAGTGGGTTATCGGTCCAGAGTACTAAGTCGGCATCTTTACCTACTTTGATGCTACCCATGCGATCGTCTAAGTGAAGCAGTTTAGCCGGATTGAGAGTCACCATTTTCCAGGCATCTTCTTCGGACATGCCACCGTACTTTACCGATTTGGCGGCTTCCTGATTCAACCGACGAGCCATTTCGGCATCATCGGAGTTAATGGCTACCGTTACTCCGGCCATATCCATCAGCGTAGGATTGTACGGAATGGCGTAGCGTACTTCAAATTTATAGGCCCACCAATCGGCAAAGGTAGAACCACCCGCACCGTGCTCGGCCATTTTATCGGCTACTTTGTACCCTTCCAGAATATGAGTGAAGGTGTTTACATCAAAGTCAAACTGATCGGCTACGTGCATCAGCATATTGATTTCAGACTGGACGTAGGAGTGGCAGGTAATAAAGCGTTCGCTATTCAGAATTTCAGCTAAGGCTTCCAGGGCTAAGTCGCGACGGGGAGCGGGGGTATTGGCTTTTTCTTTGGATGATAGAATTTCATATTCCTGCCAAGCTTGGTCATACTCTCTCGCCCGGGTAAAAGCATCTAGGTACACTTGCTCTACGCCCATGCGGGTTTGGGGGTAGCGGATAGAACTATTGTTGCTCGAGCGTTTTACGTTCTCGCCCAAGGCAAATTTGATATGCTCGTCAGCTCCTTCAATCAGCATTTCCTGCGGCGAAGAACCCCAGCGCATTTTCACTAAAGCCGACTGTCCACCAATAGGGTTAGCCGAGCCGTGCAGCAGTTGCGATGCCGTCACCCCACCGGCCAACTGACGGTAGATATTAATATCATCGGATTCAACTACATCTTTCATGCGTACCATGGCGGAGTTAGTTGCTACATCGTTCACGCTAGACAGGGCAATGTGGGAGTGCTCATCAATAATGCCACTGGTCAGGTGCTTGCCACTACCGTCAATCACCGTAGCCCCGTTCGCCGAAAGATTTTGACCGACTTCTACAATCTTCCCATCGCGCACCAGCACATCCGAGCTCTCTAAAATTCCTTGATCTTCGTTGGTCCAGACGGTAGCATTTTGGATTAGGTACGTTTCGGCCTCGGGAACGCGCTGCTGGTTGCCGTAGGGCAAAAACGGATAGACAATTTCGGATAGGTCATCAAGGGAAATGGTTTTGTTACCGGCAGCTTCTTCGCCGGTTTCTTCCAAGGCAGCTTGGTAGGTAGCTTCCCAGGATACCCATTCTCCGTCGGGTAGCTTGCCCCGTCCTTGCAGTTTTTGTCCTTCAATCCAACCCG
This region of Tunicatimonas pelagia genomic DNA includes:
- a CDS encoding ATP-binding cassette domain-containing protein, with translation MSELRADSIIKSFGIKQVLTDVFVSCKTGEIVGLLGRNGSGKSTLLKIIFGSLSADSKMVKVDHKIIRKVSDSHRYINYLPQDGYLPSHLKIANIINIVCEPTQAEIVKSHRLVVPLLNKTSKQLSGGERRVLEILLIVYSYSKFSLLDEPFNGIAPIYKDEIKDIIQEQSKEKGFIITDHDYRNVLDIATKVILIHDGGTRVMKDTNELAEWGYLPK
- a CDS encoding SIMPL domain-containing protein, whose product is MRQILLFFCIISAGSLLGQSRPDGLLEVVGYGRVLTSPDIGVVRVSIKEIELGYGQAIDSLIAKEQAIVDVFQSLDYSPDKIKTLEFNAGTNTSWRRGEQYDSGFVAFQTLSVEFTNDRKEIAKFINAFSRNQVEAQVSFSFQLSSTLRQTLREKAIADAINDAHSKAKIIAQQNNVNIGSIRKITYGNVPTTSSSSDYVYEELMEIPATEQPSISSQGFSVQDVVVTDRVLIIYELEEKKS
- a CDS encoding SRPBCC family protein, translating into MNTLKITLTAVVLLLSETFASAQDMDKKFRTVRAELKINAPVERVWEAMVLDYGEISNFSSYIYSSNYENGSLKGKEGAERKCDFNEKGSQWVHERIVDIDQENMIMTNQVVSGKKVPLNFDNSRAFYGVQDNGDGTSTASYEFQFRTKPAFMGGIARGGFEKQLAGTLVGLKHYVETGEKVTPMNGKYTEIKSDYPEPTITK
- a CDS encoding RNA polymerase sigma factor is translated as MKNPLSSKYSEEENQRLVKQALEGDQSALDQLIRLHQPFIYNVAWKMAHDPNDALDLTQEVLIKVITKLSQFNFNSSFRTWLYRIVTNEFLQTKRRQGEQQFSSLDEYGARLDSIPNPDLTREEEITYQELSKEMQIRCMSGMLMCLNREQRLIYILGDTFGVDHKIGAEIFNVSPQNFRIKLHRARKDLYNFMNNKCGLVNKSNPCRCPKKTKALIPMGLLDANNMQFNISEKNRIEDYVEEEHMNLMDSIEDKYVALFRQHPTREDFGEKTVIREILEDEDIMKYLE
- a CDS encoding amidohydrolase family protein, which gives rise to MKYFIATLSLSLVSLTIQAQVPSPGEPQSQPIILAGATIHVGNGEVIENGAVAFRDGKIETVAEASTMDDMDLSEYQVVSAEGQHIYPGFILPNTTVGLKEIGAVRATIDEAEQGTLNPNVRAVISYNTDSEIIPTLRFNGILLAQTTPQSGIIPGTSSVMQLDAWNWEDAVVQPDDALHFNWPGRFRQEFDFATFTVKRVKNEKYSEQRRMLEELFADASTYLELNQPSEPNLKLEALMGLFDGSKALHIHADEAKQIIEAIRFAEDRGVQRIVLVSSGDALLVADFLKARDIPVIVKNVHVLPNRPDDAVNVPYELPSRLLEAGLTVGLGYERGMNASARNLPFLAGSAVAHGASKEEALQLITQNNAQILGIGDRYGTLEEGKSATLFVSEGDALDMRTNQITQAFIDGREVTLPALQQRLYEKYRTKYEDEPLVQEGEKRDVGNE
- a CDS encoding SRPBCC family protein — its product is MNFKRETVINRPVAEVWEVLGNQFGEAYKWASSLRHSESFGKPTMEGASCSNRACNTTQGKIIEVVRVFDARQHTLQYEVLEGFPFFIDTGVNTWQLTAQGDKTHLSMNADITTKGFVGAIMNPMMKMQMNTLFDEAVEDFKYYVEHDGEPHPRKVKANRKLAKKAA